One Manihot esculenta cultivar AM560-2 chromosome 18, M.esculenta_v8, whole genome shotgun sequence genomic window carries:
- the LOC110606488 gene encoding LRR receptor-like serine/threonine-protein kinase RGI1, translating to MSSNAITIFLLLLNISLFPAISALNQEGLTLLSWLSTFNSSSFSSTFFSSWDPSHQTPCKWKYIKCSSNGFVTEIAITSIKLPSGFPAQLLSFNHLTALIISHGNITGEIPPSIGNLSSLITLDLSFNALSGNIPVEIGKLSQLQSLSLNSNLLHGEIPGEIGNCSRLRQLELFDNQLSGKIPPEIGQLLALETFRAGGNQGIHGEIPMQISNCKGILYLGLADTGISGQIPSSLGELKYLKTLSVYTANLTGNIPPEIGNCSALEDLFLYENQLLGKIPEELASLKNLKRLLLWQNNLTGNIPEALGNCSDLKMIDLSMNSLTGVIPASLVKIVALEELLLSYNSISGEIPNFIGDISALKQLELDNNRFSGEIPAAIGQLKELSLFYAWQNQLHGSIPSELANCEKLQALDLSHNLLTGSVPHSLFHLKNVSQLLLLSNGLSGEIPSDISKCIGLIRLRLGSNNFTGRIPPEIGFLRKLSFLELSDNQFTGEIPSEIGNCTQLEMVDLHGNKLEGSIPATLEFLVNLNVLDLSMNRISGAIPENLGKLTSLNKLVIGENHITGFIPNSLGLCKDLQLLDMSSNRLTGPIPEEIGQLQGLDILLNLSRNSLTGPIPGSFGNLSKLANLDISHNKLTGTLAVLGTLDNLVSLDVSYNKFSGFLPDTKFFHDLPTTAYEGNPELCINRNKCPLSGNRHGNHTKNLIICTLLSLTATLLVVLVGVLLFIRIQRATFARKEEDNILEWDFTPFQKLNFSVNDIVTELSDSNIIGKGCSGMVYRVETPLKQVIAVKKLWPVKNGEFPERDWFSAEVRTLGSIRHKNIVRLLGCCNNGKTRLLLFDYISNGSLAGLLHEKKMFVDWDARYNIMLGAAHGLAYLHHDCTPPIVHRDIKANNILVGPQFEAFLADFGLAKLVDSAECSIASNTVAGSYGYIAPEYGYSFRITEKSDVYSYGVVLLEVLTGKEPTDNRIPEGAHIVTWVNKELRERKREFTAIVDQQLLLRSGTQLQEMLQVLGVALLCVNPSPEERPTMKDVTAMLKEIRHQNEDYENTYCNGKAASTNPKAPLHSSSFSRSSEPLIRSPS from the exons ATGTCAAGCAATGCAATTACTATTTTTCTCTTGCTTCTTAACATCTCTCTTTTTCCAGCCATTTCTGCACTTAATCAAGAAGGTCTCACTCTACTTTCATGGCTTTCAACCttcaattcttcttctttttcatctACTTTTTTCTCTTCATGGGATCCAAGCCACCAGACTCCATGCAAATGGAAGTACATCAAGTGTTCTAGTAATGGGTTTGTGACAGAAATTGCAATCACCTCCATTAAACTTCCTTCTGGCTTCCCTGCCCAGCTCCTCTCCTTTAACCATCTCACTGCTCTTATAATTTCCCATGGGAATATTACAGGAGAAATTCCTCCTTCCATTGGAAACTTGTCCTCATTGATCACCTTGGACCTCAGTTTTAATGCTTTATCAGGAAATATCCCAGTAGAAATTGGAAAACTATCTCAGTTGCAGTCACTTTCACTGAATTCGAATTTGCTTCATGGTGAGATTCCAGGAGAAATAGGGAACTGTTCAAGGCTTAGACAGCTAGAACTGTTTGACAACCAGCTCTCTGGAAAGATTCCTCCGGAAATTGGCCAGTTGTTAGCTTTGGAGACCTTTCGTGCTGGTGGGAACCAAGGAATTCATGGTGAAATACCAATGCAGATATCAAACTGCAAAGGAATACTATATTTGGGTCTTGCAGACACTGGGATTTCAGGACAGATTCCTAGTAGTTTAGGAGAACTGAAGTATCTCAAGACTCTTTCAGTTTACACAGCTAATCTCACTGGTAATATCCCACCAGAAATTGGCAACTGCTCAGCTTTAGAAGATCTCTTTCTGTATGAGAACCAACTATTAGGCAAGATTCCTGAAGAATTGGCTTCATTGAAAAATCTCAAGAGGTTGTTGTTGTGGCAGAACAATCTAACGGGAAACATTCCAGAAGCTCTGGGAAACTGCTCAGATTTGAAAATGATTGATCTCTCGATGAATTCTCTAACAGGCGTGATTCCTGCGTCGCTTGTCAAGATCGTAGCACTGGAGGAGCTTCTTTTGTCATATAATTCAATTTCAGGAGAAATTCCAAATTTTATTGGCGACATTTCTGCACTGAAGCAGCTTGAACTGGATAATAACAGATTCTCTGGCGAGATTCCAGCTGCCATTGGACAACTGAAAGAGCTCTCGTTGTTCTATGCCTGGCAGAACCAACTCCATGGAAGCATACCTTCTGAGCTAGCCAACTGTGAGAAACTTCAAGCATTGGATCTTTCTCACAACCTCCTTACTGGGTCAGTTCCACATTCTCTTTTTCATCTCAAGAACGTAAGCCAATTGTTGCTGTTATCAAATGGACTTTCAGGTGAAATTCCATCTGATATTAGCAAATGCATTGGTTTGATCCGTTTGCGACTTGGATCAAACAACTTCACTGGTAGAATTCCACCAGAAATAGGGTTCCTACGTAAATTGAGCTTCCTCGAATTGTCTGATAATCAATTTACAGGAGAAATTCCAAGTGAAATTGGAAATTGCACTCAGCTAGAAATGGTTGATTTGCATGGGAATAAGCTCGAAGGAAGCATTCCGGCAACTCTTGAATTCCTTGTCAATCTAAATGTTTTAGACCTTTCAATGAACAGAATATCAGGCGCCATCCCTGAAAACTTGGGCAAGCTTACATCATTAAACAAGCTGGTAATCGGTGAAAATCACATTACTGGTTTTATTCCCAACTCACTTGGCCTCTGCAAGGATTTGCAGTTGTTAGATATGAGCAGCAACAGACTCACTGGTCCAATCCCGGAAGAGATTGGTCAGTTGCAGGGACTAGACATCCTCTTGAATTTGAGTAGGAATTCTTTAACAGGTCCAATTCCAGGAAGCTTTGGAAACCTCTCAAAACTTGCCAACTTAGATATTTCTCACAACAAGCTCACAGGAACACTCGCAGTACTGGGTACTCTTGATAATCTGGTCTCCCTGGATGTCTCATACAATAAATTTTCTGGTTTTCTTCCTGATACTAAGTTCTTCCATGATCTCCCCACCACTGCATATGAAGGAAATCCAGAGCTTTGCATTAACAGAAACAAGTGCCCATTAAGTGGAAACCGCCATGGCAACCATACCAAAAATCTCATCATATGTACTCTTCTCAGTTTAACTGCAACATTGTTGGTTGTGCTTGTGGGTGTGCTACTGTTTATCAGAATTCAACGAGCTACATTTGCAAGGAAAGAAGAAGACAATATATTGGAATGGGATTTCACCCCATTTCAAAAGCTTAACTTCTCGGTCAATGATATAGTAACCGAGCTCTCAGATTCAAATATTATCGGAAAAGGTTGTTCGGGGATGGTTTACCGTGTTGAAACTCCTCTAAAACAGGTTATCGCAGTGAAAAAGCTATGGCCGGTGAAGAACGGTGAATTTCCAGAGAGAGACTGGTTTTCTGCAGAAGTTAGAACTCTTGGATCAATAAGACATAAAAATATAGTGAGGCTTCTGGGATGCTGTAACAATGGAAAAACCAGATTGCTTTTGTTTGACTATATCAGCAATGGAAGTTTGGCTGGATTACTCCATGAGAAGAAGATGTTCGTGGATTGGGATGCAAGATACAATATCATGCTGGGGGCAGCTCATGGCCTGGCTTATCTTCATCATGATTGTACCCCTCCAATCGTACATCGAGATATCAAAGCAAATAATATCTTGGTAGGGCCACAATTTGAAGCCTTTCTAGCAGATTTTGGACTTGCCAAGCTTGTTGATTCTGCAGAATGCTCAATAGCTTCTAACACAGTTGCTGGATCTTATGGATACATTGCTCCAG AATATGGATACAGTTTCAGAATCACAGAGAAAAGTGATGTGTACAGCTATGGTGTAGTTCTTCTAGAAGTGTTAACAGGGAAAGAACCGACAGATAACAGGATTCCTGAAGGTGCCCATATTGTCACTTGGGTCAACAAGGAACttagagaaagaaaaagagaattcACAGCAATTGTAGACCAGCAGCTTCTTCTTCGATCAGGTACTCAACTTCAAGAAATGCTTCAGGTGCTTGGGGTGGCCC
- the LOC110605867 gene encoding putative receptor-like protein kinase At3g47110 — protein sequence MEHLRFFLLFIFQIYLYCFIMGTAESLSASTDRAALLSFKAAVSDPQSFLSGWSHQNISHCTWHGVTCSVKGARVRSLRLSGLGLSGPIPPHLSNLSSLFMLDLANNLLYGHIPPELGRLSHLQYLFLEMNNINGTIPVLISECHNLQTISLYRNQLTGNVPSQLGYLQRLEILDLAINNITGPIPATFGNLTSLKNLSLARNQLLGEIPSELGHLRNIRWIQLSENQLSGEIPYSIWNISSLVYLSLTQNNLTGKLPSNMVSALPNLRELHLAHNRLEGKLPSSLSNASSIQNLELSTNGFHGPIPLFGGMKDLLYLNLGNNFLSSTTELNFQLIESLKNSTQLEELMIFSNRLAGQLPSSVANLSTHLQQFCFADNLLTGSFPQGIDRFQELISLSIEDNSFVGDIPETIGRLKKLQNFAAYRNMFSGEIPDIFGNFTHLSSLAIGGNQFSGRIPTSIRACQRLNNLDLAANMLNGSIPMEIFGLSTLSWLNLRQNALSGPLPAEVGNLKQIQFMDVSDNQLSGNISSTIGSCSSLQHLFMAGNNFSGSIPSTIGKLASLESLDLSSNSLTGTIPEELGQLEYLVQLNLSFNHLEGAIPTSGVFMNLSQLNNLKGNERLCHGNQTTAENLGLHECIAKRRNRNRHILLKVLLPMAIVACLMIVLCFACKVISWKNQKTKGGKGRLSSNIKGLPPKISYSDIRQATENFSPENLIGKGGFGSVYKGIFRNVEDGETILAVKVLDLQQSKAARSFAAECEALKSVRHRNLVKVITSCSSIELNGEEFKALVMEFMSHGNLDKWLYQEDEESGLYLTLLQRLNIAIDVASAIDYLHNDCDPPLVHCDLKPGNVLLNNDMVAHVGDFGLARFLPVNPSGNDSSTIGLKGSIGYIAPEYGLGGKTSTCGDAYSFGILLLEMFIAKKPTDEMFKEGLSLNSFATAVNENHVMEIADPRLFKNNSLRRRDANFSTDVSSGNSITSSTSASTISIHSLEKSQELVAAAIRVGLLCAASSMQDRLSMREALAMLQKIKRSAMPQA from the exons ATGGAGCATCTTCGTTTCTTTCTGCTCTTCATCTTCCAAATTTATCTGTATTGCTTCATCATGGGCACAGCGGAAAGCCTCAGTGCCAGCACCGACAGGGCAGCCCTTCTATCTTTCAAGGCCGCAGTTTCTGACCCTCAAAGCTTTCTTAGCGGGTGGTCTCATCAAAATATTTCTCACTGTACATGGCACGGCGTCACTTGCTCCGTCAAAGGAGCTCGAGTCCGGTCACTTAGACTCTCTGGCCTCGGCCTTTCAGGCCCCATACCCCCTCACCTCTCAAACCTTAGCTCCCTCTTTATGCTTGACCTCGCCAATAATTTACTTTACGGCCATATTCCGCCTGAGCTTGGTCGTCTCTCCCACCTTCAGTATCTGTTCCTTGAAATGAATAACAttaatggcaccatcccagtTCTTATATCTGAGTGTCATAATCTTCAGACGATCAGTTTATATAGGAACCAACTCACCGGCAACGTTCCTTCTCAACTAGGTTATTTGCAAAGGCTTGAAATTCTCGACCTGGCTATCAATAACATCACTGGTCCAATCCCGGCAACATTTGGAAATCTGACCTCTCTCAAGAACCTTTCCCTTGCAAGAAACCAGCTTCTTGGCGAAATCCCAAGCGAGCTGGGTCATCTTCGTAACATTCGTTGGattcagttgtcagagaatCAGCTTAGTGGAGAGATTCCATATTCTATTTGGAACATTTCTTCTTTAGTCTACTTGTCTCTAACACAGAACAACCTCACAGGAAAGCTACCAAGTAATATGGTTTCTGCTCTTCCAAATCTCAGGGAGCTTCATTTGGCACATAACAGGCTTGAAGGAAAGTTGCCCAGTTCCTTATCCAATGCCTCAAGCATTCAGAATCTGGAGCTCTCTACCAATGGTTTTCATGGGCCAATTCCCCTGTTTGGTGGAATGAAAGATCTTCTTTACTTAAATCTTGGgaataattttctttcttctacTACGGAGCTTAATTTCCAGTTAATTGAGTCTCTAAAAAACTCTACGCAGCTGGAAGAGCTCATGATCTTTTCCAACCGATTGGCTGGTCAACTTCCAAGTTCTGTTGCAAATCTGTCAACTCATCTCCAACAGTTCTGTTTTGCTGATAATTTATTGACTGGAAGCTTCCCTCAAGGTATCGACAGGTTTCAAGAACTCATATCCCTATCGATAGAAGACAATTCTTTCGTTGGTGATATACCAGAAACCATAGGCAGGCTTAAGAAACTACAGAATTTTGCAGCATACAGAAACATGTTCTCTGGAGAAATTCCAGATATCTTTGGCAATTTTACGCACCTCTCTTCTCTAGCAATAGGAGGAAACCAGTTCTCTGGTAGAATACCCACTAGCATCAGAGCTTGCCAGCGATTGAATAATCTAGACTTAGCTGCGAATATGCTGAATGGGAGCATACCAATGGAGATTTTTGGGCTTTCTACGTTATCTTggttgaatttgagacagaatGCTTTGTCTGGTCCATTACCTGCAGAAGTTGGTAACTTGAAACAGATACAATTCATGGATGTTTCTGATAATCAATTATCAGGAAATATTTCCTCAACAATTGGTAGCTGCTCAAGCTTACAACATCTCTTTATGGCTGGAAACAATTTTTCAGGCTCCATCCCAAGTACAATCGGAAAATTAGCATCTCTGGAGTCCTTGGATCTGTCGTCAAATAGTCTCACTGGCACAATCCCTGAAGAGCTAGGACAACTTGAGTATTTAGTCCAGCTTAATCTGTCCTTCAATCATTTGGAAGGCGCAATTCCAACGAGCGGTGTCTTCATGAACCTCAGCCAGCTGAATAATCTTAAAGGAAACGAAAGGCTTTGCCATGGTAATCAAACAACAGCAGAAAACTTAGGACTCCATGAATGCATTGCGAAGAGAAGAAACAGGAACAGGCATATTTTGTTGAAAGTCTTACTTCCTATGGCTATTGTCGCCTGCTTAATGATTGTGTTGTGCTTTGCTTGCAAAGTTATATCCTGGAAAAATCAAAAGACTAAGGGAGGCAAAGGAAGATTGTCCTCTAATATAAAGGGGTTGCCTCCAAAGATTTCTTACTCTGATATCCGGCAAGCTACAGAGAATTTCTCACCGGAAAATTTGATAGGGAAGGGTGGATTTGGTTCTGTCTACAAAGGCATCTTCAGAAATGTTGAAGATGGAGAAACCATCCTAGCAGTAAAAGTCCTGGACTTGCAGCAAAGTAAAGCTGCTCGGAGTTTTGCAGCAGAATGTGAAGCTCTGAAGAGTGTTCGGCACAGGAACCTTGTGAAAGTTATCACTTCTTGCTCTAGCATTGAACTTAATGGAGAAGAATTCAAAGCTCTAGTTATGGAGTTCATGTCCCATGGAAACTTAGATAAGTGGCTGtatcaagaagatgaagaatctGGTTTATACCTAACGCTATTGCAAAGACTGAATATTGCAATAGATGTGGCTTCTGCCATTGATTACTTGCACAATGACTGTGATCCCCCATTAGTTCATTGTGATCTGAAACCTGGAAATGTGCTATTAAACAATGATATGGTGGCTCATGTTGGCGACTTTGGATTGGCAAGGTTTCTTCCTGTAAATCCATCAGGGAATGACAGCAGCACAATAGGACTCAAGGGCTCAATTGGTTACATAGCTCCAG AGTATGGGCTGGGTGGCAAGACTTCAACCTGTGGAGATGCCTACAGTTTTGGGATCCTGCTATTGGAGATGTTTATAGCAAAGAAGCCCACAGACGAAATGTTCAAAGAAGGTTTAAGCTTGAATAGCTTTGCAACAGCAGTTAATGAGAATCATGTAATGGAGATTGCTGATCCAAGGCTTTTCAAGAATAATTCATTGCGAAGAAGAGACGCTAATTTTTCTACTGATGTGTCCAGCGGAAATAGCATAACAAGTAGTACTAGTGCTAGTACTATTTCTATTCATTCGCTAGAGAAAAGTCAAGAGTTGGTAGCTGCTGCTATAAGAGTTGGTTTGCTATGTGCAGCTTCTTCTATGCAAGATCGTTTATCCATGAGAGAAGCCTTAGCGATGCTGCAGAAGATCAAGAGATCAGCAATGCCCCAAGCTTGA
- the LOC110605904 gene encoding uncharacterized protein LOC110605904: MYVRRKHLLPTARVSSPTHIYALLLSSLCSLPIFRNLIKMLNTDQMLLQRPLPMEKTWKSHVELAPNCPRCASSNTKFCYYNNYSLSQPRYICKDCRRYWTKGGSLRNVPVGGGCRKTSRAKSLRVSQDGHRTAFAKSFSGLSDRSNESRGEYSLAQETATTNGSSEIDLAVVFANFLNQDSSFQPEYMAMGQELPNDQACTQANSLTPDSAVIECDDKLTDLLIQECDSFLEGLCLPPAIVRDHQQQERIQELIESHEMVQDYSYLWSEAAATLSNATWETVVQPQEEFISSFSMDDELKISLIK, translated from the coding sequence atgtacGTACGTAGAAAACACCTTCTTCCCACCGCGCGCGTTTCCTCTCCTACACACATATATGCTCTTCTTCTAAGCTCTCTCTGTTCCCTTCCTATCTTTCGCAATCTCATAAAAATGCTCAACACTGACCAAATGTTGCTGCAGAGGCCCTTGCCCATGGAGAAAACATGGAAATCCCATGTCGAACTTGCTCCTAATTGCCCTCGTTGTGCCTCCTCCAACACCAAATTCTGTTATTACAATAACTATAGCTTGTCTCAGCCTAGGTACATCTGTAAGGATTGTCGAAGGTATTGGACTAAAGGCGGCTCTCTGAGGAATGTTCCCGTCGGTGGTGGTTGTCGTAAAACTAGCCGAGCTAAGTCCCTTAGGGTCTCTCAGGATGGTCATCGTACAGCTTTTGCTAAGAGTTTCAGTGGTCTTAGTGATAGAAGTAATGAATCAAGGGGAGAATATTCATTGGCTCAAGAAACTGCAACTACTAATGGATCGTCTGAGATTGATCTTGCGGTTGTTTTCGCTAACTTCTTGAACCAAGACTCGAGTTTTCAGCCTGAATATATGGCCATGGGTCAAGAATTGCCTAATGATCAGGCCTGTACACAAGCAAATTCTTTAACACCTGATAGTGCTGTGATTGAATGCGACGACAAGCTCACAGATCTCCTGATCCAAGAATGTGATTCATTCCTTGAAGGGCTATGTCTACCTCCAGCAATTGTAAGAGATCACCAGCAACAAGAAAGAATTCAGGAGCTCATAGAAAGTCATGAAATGGTGCAAGATTATTCTTATTTATGGTCTGAAGCTGCTGCAACCTTGTCAAATGCTACATGGGAAACTGTAGTACAGCCACAAGAAGAATTTATTAGTTCTTTCTCCATGGATGATGAGCTAAAGATTTCATTAATCAAATAA